A DNA window from Jaculus jaculus isolate mJacJac1 chromosome 1, mJacJac1.mat.Y.cur, whole genome shotgun sequence contains the following coding sequences:
- the Ankrd11 gene encoding ankyrin repeat domain-containing protein 11 isoform X1, which produces MPKGGCSKTPQQEEFSLSNDMVEKQTGKKDKDKVSLTKTPKLDRSDGGKEVRERATKRKLPFTVGANGEQKDSDTEKQGPERKRIKKEPVARKSGLLFGMGLSGIRAGYPLSERQQVALLMQMTAEESANSPVDTTPKHPSQSTVCQKGTPNSASKTKDKVNKRNERGETRLHRAAIRGDARRIKELISEGADVNVKDFAGWTALHEACNRGYYDIAKQLLAAGAEVNTKGLDDDTPLHDAANNGHYKVVKLLLRYGGNPQQSNRKGETPLKVANSPTMVNLLLGKGTYTSSEESSTESSEEEDAPSFAPSSSVDGNNTDSEFEKGLKLKAKNPEPQKTVTPVKDEYEFDEDDEQDRVPPVDDKHLLKKDYRKETKSNSFISIPKMEVKSYTKNNTLAPKKAAHRILSDTSDEEDVSVAMGAGEKLRLSAHTMLPSSKAREPSSSRQQKEKNKVKKKRKKEAKGKEVRFGKRNDKFCSSGSESESSDSDEDDGDSVGSSGCLKGSPLVLKDPSLFSSLSASSTSSHGSAVAQKHNPSHTDQHAKHWRTDNWKAISSPAWSEVSSLSDSSRTGLTSESDCSSEGSSVESLKPTRRKQEHRKRGSLQSMPPEKRSTFHPCTDGAVPKLDKEGKVVKKHKTKHKHKNKEKGQCSVNQELKLKSFTYEYEDSKQKSDKAILLDNDMSTENKLKVLKHDRDHFKKEDRLGKIKSEEKEWLFKDEKALKRIKDMNKDIRSFREEKDRSSKAEREKSTKEKSPKEEKLRLYKEERKKKSKERPSKLEKKNDMKEDRISKEKEKVFKEDKEKLKKEKVYREDATFDDYCNKSQFLEHEETKFSLSDDQQDRWFSDLSDSSFDFKEDSWDSPVTDYRDIKSDSVAKLILETVKEDSKEKKRDNKIREKRDFRDSFFRKKDRDYLDKNSEKRREQTEKHKSMPNYLSEKDKKRRESAEGGRDRRDAVESSRERRDGRVRTEEAHREDLKECACESTFKDKPDCDFTKSLEPWERSHTAREKEKKEGLEKERKEKVRTEKYKDKSSERDRSEKSILEKCQKDKEFEKCFKEKKDSKEKHKDMHGKDKDRKTSLDQAREKKDKTFPGIITDDFSEKRDDKKGKEKSWYIADIFTDESEDEKDDYMASAFKVGEANESQRIDSLQEKEDGRELHPSDRHRKSSSDRQHGEKPRDKELKEKKKDRGAAELGKDKKEKLFEKHKEKKDKECSEKYKDRKDRTSVDSAQEKKNKQKLPEKVEKKHSIEDKAKSKHKEKPEKDHSRERKASRGPEVEKSLLEKLEEEALHDYREDSNDKISEVSSDSFADRGQEPSLSTLLEVSFSEPPQEDKTRESTCLSEKLREKERHRHSSSSSKKSHERERAKKEKADKKEKNEDYKDGRKDSYDKDFLDADSYGIAYTTKADIEEELDKTIELFSAEKKDRNDSEREPAKKIEKELKPYGSSTISILKEKKKREKHREKWRDEKEKHRDKHVDGFLRHHKDEPKPITKDKDNPPNSFKEKSRDESLKLSETKLKEKFKENAEKERGDLVKMSNGNDKLPASRDQGKKDTRPREKLLGDGDLMMTSFERMLSQKDLEIEERHKRHKERMKQMEKMRHRSGDPKLKEKKPTDDGRKKSLDLPSKKPLGLDSSFKDKKLKESTPLLPATESKPHSGPGTESKDWLGGPPLKEVLPASPRTEQGRPTGVPTPTSVVSCPSYEEVMHTPRTPSCSADDYPDLVFDCADSQHSMPVSTTSASACSPPFFDRFSVASSVVSENPGQTPTRPLSTNLYRSISVDIRRTPEEEFSVGDKLFRQQSVPVASSFDSPVQHLLEDKAPLPPVPAEKFACLSPGYYSPDYGIPSPKVDNLHCPSTAVVSATPPPEGVFSSLPAKASPSPRGELLAPAIEGALPPDLGLPLDATEDQQATAAILPPEPNYLEPLDEGPFSTVITEEPVEWTHPAAEQALSSTLIASASENSVSWPVGSELLLKSPQRFSESPKHFCPSESLHATTPGPFNAAEPQYPVSPVSYPLPATEPGLEEIKEDEAGAIPEAISTAEGAAPYATPARLESFFSTCKSLPDAPLDTVPEPTCVTTVAQVEALGPLESSFLDSSHSLSALGQVEPVPWHNTFTSPEDDLDLGPFSLPELPLQAKDTSDVEVEAVEGSPVPPEENPSGPPGVLNNGDVSTLAAEEQPAPPPEEASPHLPTELEPSEEPKLDVVLEATVEAETLPDKRTPEDLDSSLVAAPSPLEQHPLGGGKEETEAEDPSAAPCCVPDGPTPDGLTQAHNGAEATCATTVVEGPPGSVQPEATDPEPKPIVEAPKAPKVEELPQRMTRNRAQMLASQSKQSTAPAEKDPVPAPTSRAKGRASEEEDAQAQHPRKRRFQRSSQQLQQQLNTSTQQTREVIQQTLAAIVDAIKLDAIEPYHSDRSNPYFEYLQIRKKIEEKRKILCCITPQAPQCYAEYVTYTGSYLLDGKPLSKLHIPVIAPPPSLAEPLKELFKQQEAVRGKLRLQHSIEREKLIVSCEQEILRVHCRAARTIANQAVPFSACTMLLDSEVYNMPLESQGDENKSVRDRFNARQFISWLQDVDDKYDRMKTCLLMRQQHEAAALNAVQRMEWQLKAQELDPAGHKSLCVNEVPSFYVPMVDVNDDFVLLPA; this is translated from the exons GTGGTGAAGTTGTTGTTACGGTATGGAGGAAACCCTCAGCAAAGCAACAGGAAAGGCGAGACGCCGTTGAAAGTAGCCAATTCCCCAACGATGGTGAATCTCCTATTAGGCAAAGGCACATACACTTCCAGTGAGGAGAGCTCCACTG AGAGCTCTGAAGAGGAGGATGCACCATCATTTGCACCTTCTAGCTCCGTTGATGGCAATAACACGGACTCTGAGTTTGAAAAAGGCCTAAAGCTCAAGGCTAAGAATCCAGAGCCACAGAAAACTGTGACACCTGTCAAGGATGAATATGAATTTGATGAGGATGATGAGCAGGACAGGGTTCCTCCAGTGGATGACAAGCACTTGCTGAAGAAGGACTATAGGAAAGAAACTAAATCAAACAGCTTCATTTCAATACCCAAAATGGAAGTTAAGAGTTACACAAAAAACAACACGCTTGCACCAAAGAAGGCAGCCCATCGCATCTTGTCAGACACGTCAGACGAAGAGGACGTGAGTGTtgccatgggtgctggggagaagtTGAGGCTCTCAGCACACACAATGCTACCCAGTAGTAAAGCACGAGAGCCTTCCAGTTCCAGACagcagaaggagaaaaataaagtgaaaaagaagagaaagaaagaagcaaaaggcAAAGAGGTTCGTTTTGGAAAGAGGAATGACAAATTCTGTTCCTCTGGGTCGGAGAGTGAGTCCTCAGATAGTGATGAGGATGATGGGGATTCTGTGGGGAGCTCAGGCTGCCTCAAGGGGTCCCCATTGGTGCTGAAGGACCCTTCCCTGTTCAGCTCACTGTCCGCTTCCTCCACCTCGTCTCATGGCAGTGCTGTAGCCCAAAAGCATAACCCCAGCCACACAGAtcagcatgccaaacactggcgcaCTGACAATTGGAAAGCCATCTCTTCCCCGGCCTGGTCCGAGGTCAGCTCTTTATCAGACTCCTCAAGGACGGGACTGACCAGCGAGTCTGACTGCTCCTCCGAGGGCTCTAGTGTGGAGTCTCTGAAGCCCACAAGGAGGAAGCAGGAGCATCGCAAGAGGGGAAGCCTGCAGAGCATGCCACCTGAGAAGAGAAGCACCTTCCACCCTTGCACGGATGGTGCTGTCCCCAAACTGGACAAGGAGGGAAAAGTGGTCAAAAAACACAAgacaaaacacaaacacaaaaacaaggaGAAAGGGCAGTGTTCAGTCAACCAGGAACTTAAATTGAAAAGCTTTACATATGAATATGAGGACTCCAAACAAAAGTCAGATAAGGCTATCCTCTTAGATAATGACATGTCCACTGAAAATAAGTTGAAAGTGTTGAAACACGACAGAGACCATtttaagaaagaagacagacttgGCAAGATAAAGTCAGAAGAAAAGGAATGGCTCTTTAAAGATGAGAAGGCTCTAAAGAGAATCAAGGACATGAATAAAGACATCAGATCTTTCCGGGAAGAGAAAGACCGGTCTAGTAAAGCAGAAAGGGAAAAGTCTACAAAAGAAAAATCTCCCAAGGAGGAAAAACTGAGACTGTacaaagaggagaggaagaaaaagtccAAAGAACGGCCCTCCAAGCTAGAgaagaaaaatgacatgaaagagGACAGGATTtccaaggagaaggagaaagtcttcaaagaggacaaagaaaaactcaaaaaagaaaaggtatacAGAGAAGATGCTACTTTTGATGACTATTGTAACAAAAGTCAGTTTTTGGAGCATGAGGAAACCAAGTTTAGCCTTTCTGATGATCAGCAGGACAGGTGGTTTTCCGACCTGTCTGACTCCTCTTTTGATTTCAAAGAAGACAGTTGGGACTCTCCGGTGACCGACTACAGGGATATCAAGAGTGACTCAGTGGCCAAACTTATCCTGGAAACAGTGAAAGAAGACAGTAAGGAAAAAAAGCGTGACAACAAAATCCGGGAAAAACGAGACTTCAGAGATTCTTTCTTCCGAAAGAAGGACAGAGACTATCTGGACAAgaactctgaaaagagaagagagcaaACAGAAAAGCATAAAAGCATGCCTAACTATCTCTCCGAGAAAGACAAGAAGAGAAGAGAGTCTGCTGAAGGCGGCCGGGATAGGAGGGATGCTGTGGAGAGCTCCCGAGAGCGGAGGGATGGGCGCGTGCGGACTGAGGAGGCACACAGGGAGGACCTGAAGGAGTGTGCTTGTGAGAGCACCTTCAAGGACAAGCCAGACTGCGACTTCACCAAGAGTCTGGAGCCCTGGGAGCGGTCCCACAcggcaagggagaaagagaagaaggagggccTGGAAAAGGAGCGTAAGGAGAAGGTGAGGACAGAAAAGTACAAAGATAAGTCCAGCGAAAGAGACAGAAGTGAGAAATCTATCCTCGAGAAgtgtcaaaaagacaaagaatttgaaaaatgttttaaagagaagaaagatagcAAGGAAAAGCATAAAGACATGCATGGTAAAGACAAAGATAGGAAGACATCTCTTGACCaagcaagagagaagaaggaTAAGACATTCCCTGGTATCATCACAGATGACTTCTCTGAAAAAAGGGATgacaagaaggggaaggagaagagctGGTACATTGCAGACATATTCACAGATGAAAGTGAAGATGAGAAAGATGATTACATGGCTAGTGCCTTCAAGGTCGGAGAGGCCAATGAGTCACAGAGGATTGACAGTCTCCAGGAGAAGGAAGATGGGAGAGAGCTGCACCCCTCAGACAGGCACAGGAAGTCATCTTCTGATAGGCAGCATGGGGAGAAGCCTAGAGACAAAGAGctcaaagagaagaagaaggacaGAGGAGCTGCCGAGTTGgggaaagacaaaaaagaaaagctctttgaaaagcacaaagaaaagaaagataaagagtgCTCAGAAAAATACAAGGATAGGAAAGATAGAACTTCTGTTGACTCTgcccaggaaaagaaaaataaacagaaactccCTGAGAAGGTGGAGAAGAAGCACTCTATTGAAGACAAGGCCAAGAGTAAGCATAAAGAGAAGCCAGAGAAAGATCACTCCCGAGAGAGAAAGGCCTCGCGGGGCCCTGAGGTGGAGAAGAGCCTACTCGAGAAGCTGGAGGAAGAGGCTCTTCATGACTATCGTGAAGACTCCAATGACAAGATCAGCGAGGTCTCATCTGATAGCTTTGCTGACCGTGGCCAAGAGCCCAGCCTGAGCACCCTCCTGGAGGTGTCCTTCTCTGAGCCACCACAAGAAGACAAGACCAGGGAGAGCACCTGCCTGTCAGAGAaactgagggagaaagaaaggcacagGCATTCCTCATCATCCTCTAAGAAAAGCCATGAGCGTGAGAGAGCCAAGAAAGAAAAGgctgacaagaaagaaaagaatgaagactACAAGGATGGCAGGAAAGACTCCTATGATAAGGACTTTTTGGATGCTGACTCTTATGGGATTGCTTACACTACAAAAGCTGACATTGAAGAGGAGCTAGATAAAACAATTGAATTGTTCTCtgcagaaaagaaagacagaaatgacTCTGAAAGAGAGCCtgccaaaaaaatagaaaaggaacttAAGCCGTATGGTTCCAGTACCATCagcatcttaaaagagaagaagaagagggagaaacacAGGGAGAAGTGGAGAGATGAGAAGGAGAAACACCGCGACAAGCATGTGGATGGGTTTCTGAGACACCATAAGGATGAGCCGAAGCCTATAACCAAAGACAAGGACAATCCTCCCAACTCCTTCAAGGAGAAATCCAGGGATGAAAGCCTGAAGCTCAGCGAAACCAAGCTGAAGGAGAAGTTCAAGGAGAATGCCGAGAAAGAAAGGGGTGACCTTGTGAAGATGAGCAATGGGAACGACAAACTCCCAGCATCTAGAGACCAAGGCAAGAAAGACACCAGGCCCCGTGAAAAGCTCCTGGGAGATGGTGACCTCATGATGACAAGCTTCGAAAGGATGCTATCCCAGAAGGACCTGGAGATCGAAGAACGCCACAAGCGCCACAAGGAGCGCATGAAGCAGATGGAGAAGATGCGGCACAGGTCTGGTGATCCCAAGCTCAAGGAGAAGAAGCCGACTGACGATGGGCGCAAGAAGAGCTTGGACCTTCCTTCCAAGAAACCTCTGGGGCTAGATTcttcttttaaagacaaaaagctTAAAGAGTCAACTCCCTTGCTGCCTGCCACAGAAAGTAAGCCACACTCGGGACCAGGTACAGAGTCTAAGGACTGGCTAGGTGGGCCACCCCTGAAGGAGGTCCTACCTGCTTCACCCCGAACTGAGCAGGGCCGGCCCACTGGGGTGCCCACCCCCACCTCAGTGGTGTCATGCCCCAGCTATGAGGAAGTGATGCACACGCCCCGGACCCCATCTTGCAGTGCTGATGATTACCCCGACTTGGTGTTTGACTGCGCTGACTCCCAGCACTCAATGCCGGTCTCCACCACGTCCGCTAGCGCCTGCTCCCCACCCTTTTTTGACAGGTTTTCTGTGGCCTCCAGTGTGGTTTCAGAAAATCCAGGACAAACACCCACAAGGCCTCTTTCCACCAACTTGTATCGCTCAATCTCTGTGGACATCAGGAGGACCCCTGAGGAGGAATTCAGTGTTGGGGACAAGCTGTTCAGGCAGCAGAGTGTCCCTGTAGCTTCTAGTTTCGACTCCCCAGTCCAGCACTTGCTGGAAGACAAGGCTCCTCTGCCACCTGTTCCTGCAGAGAAGTTTGCCTGCCTGTCCCCAGGATACTATTCTCCAGACTATGGTATCCCCTCTCCCAAGGTGGACAATCTGCACTGCCCTTCGACAGCTGTGGTCAGTGCCACACCACCCCCAGAAGGCGTCTTCTCCAGCTTACCAGCAAAGgcctccccttcccccagagGTGAGCTGCTAGCCCCAGCCATTGAAGGGGCTCTGCCCCCAGACCTGGGTCTCCCTCTGGATGCCACAGAGGACCAGCAGGCCACAGCTGCCATCCTCCCACCAGAGCCCAACTACCTAGAACCCCTGGATGAAGGCCCCTTCAGCACTGTCATTACAGAGGAGCCTGTTGAGTGGACCCACCCTGCTGCTGAGCAGGCCCTTTCCTCTACCCTCATCGCCAGTGCCTCTGAAAACTCTGTCAGCTGGCCTGTGGGCTCTGAACTGCTGCTGAAGTCTCCACAGAGGTTCTCAGAGTCCCCAAAACATTTCTGCCCTTCAGAGTCCCTCCATGCCACCACCCCAGGACCATTCAATGCTGCAGAACCCCAGTACCCTGTCTCTCCGGTCTCCTACCCTTTGCCAGCTACTGAGCCAGGCctggaggaaatcaaagaagacgagGCGGGAGCAATCCCAGAGGCCATCTCGACTGCAGAGGGAGCTGCTCCTTATGCTACTCCTGCCAGGCTGGAGTCCTTCTTTAGCACTTGCAAGTCACTCCCAGATGCACCCTTAGACACAGTCCCTGAGCCTACATGTGTCACCACTGTGGCTCAGGTAGAGGCTCTAGGGCCCCTGGAAAGCAGCTTCTTGGACAGCAGTCACAGCCTGTCTGCCCTTGGCCAGGTGGAACCAGTGCCTTGGCACAACACCTTCACCAGCCCTGAGGATGACCTGGACCTGGGGCCTTTCTCATTGCCAGAGCTCCCTCTTCAGGCCAAAGACACTTCAGATGTTGAGGTGGAAGCTGTGGAGGGAAGTCCTGTTCCTCCAGAAGAGAACCCTTCTGGGCCCCCTGGAGTCCTCAACAATGGGGATGTCTCGACATTGGCAGCTGAGGAACAACCAGCACCACCTCCCGAGGAAGCATCGCCCCACCTCCCCACGGAGCTGGAGCCCTCAGAGGAGCCAAAGCTGGATGTGGTTCTAGAAGCCACAGTGGAAGCAGAGACCCTGCCAGACAAGAGAACCCCTGAGGACTTGGACTCTAGCTTGGTGGCAGCCCCTAGTCCCCTTGAACAGCATCCCTTGGGAGGTGGGAAAGAGGAGACTGAGGCTGAAGACCCTTCTGCTGCTCCCTGTTGTGTACCAGATGGCCCCACCCCGGATGGCTTAACACAGGCACACAATGGTGCTGAGGCCACCTGTGCCACCACTGTGGTGGAGGGGCCCCCAGGAAGTGTCCAGCCAGAAGCTACAGACCCAGAGCCCAAGCCCATAGTTGAAGCTCCTAAGGCCCCCAAGGTAGAGGAGCTTCCTCAGCGCATGACCAGGAACCGGGCCCAGATGCTGGCCAGCCAGAGCAAACAGAGCACAGCCCCTGCAGAGAAGGACCCAGTGCCTGCCCCAACTTCCAGAGCCAAGGGCCGTGCCTCAGAGGAGGAAGATGCCCAGGCCCAGCACCCCCGCAAGCGCCGCTTCCAGCGCTCCAGTCAGCAACTGCAGCAGCAGCTGAACACGTCTACACAGCAGACACGGGAGGTCATCCAGCAGACACTGGCCGCCATCGTGGATGCCATCAAGCTGGATGCCATTGAGCCCTACCACAGTGACAGGTCCAACCCATACTTTGAGTACCTTCAGATCAGAAAGAAGATTGAAGAGAAACGGAAGATTCTCTGCTGCATCACGCCACAGGCTCCCCAGTGTTATGCTGAGTATGTCACCTATACAGGGTCCTACCTCTTGGATGGCAAGCCACTTAGCAAGCTGCACATCCCTGTG ATAGCACCTCCTCCCTCCCTAGCAGAGCCCTTGAAGGAACTGTTCAAGCAGCAGGAGGCTGTACGGGGGAAGCTACGTCTACAGCACAGCATTGAAAGG GAAAAGCTGATCGTGTCATGTGAGCAGGAGATTCTGCGGGTTCACTGCCGGGCAGCCAGGACCATTGCTAACCAGGCAGTGCCCTTCAGTGCATGTACAATGCTGCTGGACTCTGAGGTCTACAACATGCCTCTGGAAAGCCAG GGTGATGAGAACAAATCTGTGCGAGATCGTTTCAATGCCCGCCAGTTCATCTCCTGGCTGCAGGATGTGGATGACAAGTATGACCGTATGAAG ACATGCCTGCTGATGCGGCAACAGCATGAGGCTGCGGCCCTCAATGCCGTGCAGAGGATGGAGTGGCAGCTGAAGGCTCAGGAATTGGACCCTGCCGGGCACAAGTCCTTGTGTGTGAATGAGGTGCCGTCCTTCTATGTGCCCATGGTTGATGTAAATGACGACTTTGTGCTGTTGCCAGCGTGA